The Geodermatophilaceae bacterium NBWT11 genome has a segment encoding these proteins:
- a CDS encoding antibiotic biosynthesis monooxygenase: MAPTTTACHAPPVILVVARALARPDGGADLVALLVEAARASRQEQGNLSYAFHADLEDPNALVSVEEWETREDLDRHMGTPGLAALLAALPPLVTAEPTITVHEVSATAPYGG, from the coding sequence CTGGCGCCGACCACGACCGCGTGCCACGCTCCGCCCGTGATCCTCGTCGTCGCCCGTGCCCTCGCCCGCCCCGACGGAGGGGCCGACCTCGTCGCCCTGCTCGTCGAGGCGGCCCGCGCCTCCCGCCAGGAGCAGGGCAACCTCTCCTACGCCTTCCACGCCGACCTGGAGGACCCCAACGCGTTGGTGTCGGTCGAGGAGTGGGAGACCCGGGAGGACCTGGACAGGCACATGGGCACCCCCGGCCTGGCCGCGCTGCTGGCGGCCCTGCCGCCGCTGGTGACCGCCGAGCCCACCATCACCGTGCACGAGGTGTCGGCCACCGCTCCCTACGGCGGCTGA
- the nadC gene encoding carboxylating nicotinate-nucleotide diphosphorylase, producing the protein MAELVERTLAEDLTGGSPLPHAPDQAVAHDVTSAATVPATQRGTADLVARADGVVAGLPVAARVFGRLSPSATITASAADGDVVRRGDVLLTVSGHVRALLAAERSALNIASRASGIATATRAWVDAVAGTGAVVLDTRKTTPGLRALEKYAVRCGGGSNKRMGLYDVAMIKDNHVAAAGSVAAAVAAVRERAPRVTVQVEADTVAQAVEAVEAGADFLLLDNMSPAVLREAVAAVAGRAETEATGGLTLAVAREVAETGVDYLSVGALTHSSPILDLALDLRTG; encoded by the coding sequence GTGGCCGAGCTGGTCGAGCGCACCCTGGCCGAGGACCTCACCGGCGGCTCGCCGCTGCCGCACGCCCCCGACCAGGCCGTGGCCCACGACGTCACCAGCGCGGCCACCGTGCCGGCCACCCAGCGGGGCACCGCCGACCTGGTCGCCCGGGCCGACGGCGTCGTCGCCGGCCTCCCGGTCGCCGCCCGGGTGTTCGGCCGACTGTCGCCCTCGGCCACGATCACCGCCTCGGCCGCCGACGGCGACGTCGTCCGCCGCGGGGACGTGCTGCTGACGGTGTCCGGCCACGTCCGGGCGCTGCTGGCCGCCGAGCGCAGCGCGCTCAACATCGCCAGCCGGGCCAGCGGCATCGCCACCGCCACCCGCGCCTGGGTGGACGCCGTGGCCGGCACCGGTGCCGTCGTGCTGGACACCCGCAAGACGACCCCCGGGCTGCGCGCCCTGGAGAAGTACGCGGTGCGCTGCGGCGGGGGCTCCAACAAGCGGATGGGGCTCTACGACGTCGCGATGATCAAGGACAACCACGTCGCCGCGGCCGGGTCGGTGGCCGCCGCCGTGGCCGCCGTCCGCGAGCGGGCGCCACGGGTGACCGTGCAGGTGGAGGCGGACACCGTCGCGCAGGCCGTGGAGGCCGTCGAGGCGGGGGCGGACTTCCTGCTGCTGGACAACATGAGCCCGGCGGTGCTGCGCGAGGCCGTCGCCGCGGTGGCCGGGCGGGCCGAGACCGAGGCCACCGGGGGGCTCACCCTCGCCGTGGCCCGCGAGGTCGCCGAGACCGGGGTGGACTACCTGTCGGTCGGGGCCCTCACGCACAGCTCGCCCATCCTGGACCTGGCCCTCGACCTGCGGACCGGCTGA
- the lysS gene encoding lysine--tRNA ligase, which produces MTVEPPEQPDDELPEQLRVRRAKLDRLRESGVDPYPVGVARTTSLADVRAAHPDLDADQTTGQVVGVTGRVIFSRNTGKLCFATLREGGTELQVMLSRDRVGEEALAAWKSDVDLGDHVLVTGEVGTSRRGELSVFADSWQLAAKALRPLPVAHKPMSEELRVRRRYVDLIVRDEARRVVHQRSAVNAAVRAGLTTRGYLEVETPMLQVVHGGATARPFRTHMNAFDLDLYLRIAPELFLKRCIVGGLDRVFEINRNFRNEGADSSHSPEFAMLEFYEAHADYQQMATTTRELVQESCAALFGDHVARHHDGTEVDLSGVWPQVSLYGVTSEALGEEITPATPVETLRAHAERVDVGVDPAWGAGKLVEELFEALVQDTLQDPTFVVDYPTETSPLTRAHRSVEGVAEKWDLYIGGIERGTGYSELVDPVVQRERFTAQALLAAAGDPEAMVLDEDFLEALEYGMPPTGGVGMGMDRLMMTLTGLGIRETILFPLVRPITS; this is translated from the coding sequence GTGACCGTCGAACCACCCGAACAGCCCGACGACGAGCTGCCCGAGCAGCTGCGCGTCCGCCGCGCCAAGCTCGACCGGCTCCGGGAGTCCGGTGTCGACCCCTACCCGGTGGGCGTGGCCCGCACGACGTCGCTGGCCGACGTCCGCGCCGCCCACCCCGACCTGGACGCCGACCAGACGACCGGCCAGGTCGTCGGGGTCACCGGCCGGGTCATCTTCAGCCGCAACACCGGCAAGCTGTGCTTCGCGACGCTGCGCGAGGGCGGCACCGAGCTGCAGGTCATGCTCTCCCGCGACCGGGTCGGCGAGGAGGCCCTGGCCGCCTGGAAGTCCGACGTCGACCTGGGCGACCACGTGCTCGTCACCGGCGAGGTGGGCACCTCCCGCCGCGGGGAGCTCTCGGTGTTCGCCGACTCCTGGCAGCTGGCCGCCAAGGCGCTGCGCCCGCTGCCGGTCGCACACAAGCCGATGAGCGAGGAGCTGCGGGTCCGCCGCCGCTACGTCGACCTCATCGTCCGCGACGAGGCCCGCCGGGTCGTGCACCAGCGCTCGGCGGTGAACGCCGCCGTCCGCGCCGGGCTCACCACCCGCGGCTACCTCGAGGTCGAGACCCCGATGCTGCAGGTCGTGCACGGCGGGGCCACCGCCCGGCCCTTCCGCACGCACATGAACGCCTTCGACCTCGACCTGTACCTGCGCATCGCCCCGGAGCTGTTCCTCAAGCGGTGCATCGTGGGCGGGCTGGACCGGGTGTTCGAGATCAACCGGAACTTCCGCAACGAGGGCGCCGACAGCTCGCACTCCCCGGAGTTCGCGATGCTGGAGTTCTACGAGGCGCACGCGGACTACCAGCAGATGGCGACGACGACGCGCGAACTGGTGCAGGAGAGCTGCGCGGCGCTGTTCGGCGACCACGTCGCCCGGCACCACGACGGCACCGAGGTCGACCTCTCCGGCGTCTGGCCGCAGGTGTCGCTCTACGGGGTCACCTCGGAGGCGCTGGGGGAGGAGATCACCCCGGCGACCCCGGTGGAGACCCTGCGGGCGCACGCCGAACGGGTGGACGTCGGCGTCGACCCCGCCTGGGGAGCCGGCAAGCTGGTCGAGGAGCTCTTCGAGGCCCTCGTCCAGGACACCCTGCAGGACCCCACCTTCGTCGTCGACTACCCGACCGAGACCTCCCCGCTCACCCGTGCGCACCGGTCGGTCGAGGGCGTGGCCGAGAAGTGGGACCTCTACATCGGGGGCATCGAGCGGGGCACCGGGTACTCCGAACTCGTCGACCCCGTCGTCCAGCGCGAGCGCTTCACCGCCCAGGCGCTGCTGGCCGCTGCCGGTGACCCCGAGGCGATGGTGCTCGACGAGGACTTCCTCGAGGCACTCGAGTACGGGATGCCCCCGACCGGTGGTGTGGGAATGGGGATGGACCGCCTGATGATGACGCTGACCGGTCTCGGGATCCGCGAGACGATCCTCTTCCCGCTGGTGCGCCCGATCACTTCCTAG
- a CDS encoding Lsr2 family protein encodes MARKVQVILSDDLDDDVSADETVTFSLDGTTYEIDLSDKNAGEMRDVFSKYVNAARKVSSRGTRASGAGRSKATGGGAGRMDREQAGAIRDWARKNGHDVSDRGRIPATVVDAYEAAH; translated from the coding sequence ATGGCTCGCAAGGTCCAGGTGATCCTCAGTGACGACCTCGATGACGACGTCTCGGCGGACGAGACCGTGACGTTCTCCCTCGACGGGACCACGTACGAGATCGACCTGTCGGACAAGAACGCCGGCGAGATGCGCGACGTGTTCAGCAAGTACGTCAACGCCGCCCGCAAGGTCAGCAGCCGCGGCACCCGCGCCTCCGGCGCCGGCCGTTCCAAGGCCACCGGCGGCGGCGCCGGCCGGATGGACCGCGAGCAGGCCGGCGCGATCCGCGACTGGGCCCGCAAGAACGGCCACGACGTCAGCGACCGGGGCCGCATCCCCGCCACCGTCGTCGACGCCTACGAAGCAGCTCACTGA
- a CDS encoding ATP-dependent Clp protease ATP-binding subunit — MFERFTDRARRVVVLAQEEARMLNHNYIGTEHILLGLIHEGEGVAAKALESLGISLEGVRQQVEEIIGQGQQAPSGHIPFTPRAKKVLELSLREALQLGHNYIGTEHILLGLIREGEGVAAQVLVKLGADLNRVRQQVIQLLSGYQGKEPAAAGGPAEGTPSTSLVLDQFGRNLTQAARDGKLDPVIGRAKEIERVMQVLSRRTKNNPVLIGEPGVGKTAAVEGLAQAIVKGEVPETLKDKQLYTLDLGALVAGSRYRGDFEERLKKVLKEIRTRGDIILFIDEIHTLVGAGAAEGAIDAASILKPMLARGELQTIGATTLDEYRKHLEKDAALERRFQPIQVAEPTLAHTIEILKGLRDRYEAHHRISITDSALVAAATLADRYISDRFLPDKAIDLIDEAGARMRIKRMTAPPDLREFDDRISAIRREKESAIDAQDFEKAANLRDKEKQLLGEKAEREKQWKAGDMDVVAEVDDEQIAEVLANWTGIPVFKLTEEETTRLLRMEDELHKRIIGQEEAIKSVSQAIRRTRAGLKDPRRPGGSFIFAGPSGVGKTELAKTLANFLFGDDDALIQIDMSEYHDKFTVSRLVGAPPGYVGYDEGGQLTEKVRRKPFSVVLFDEIEKAHADVFNTLLQVLEDGRLTDGQGRIVDFKNTILILTTNLGTRDISKAVGLGFQVGNDDQSNYERMKLKVNEELKQHFRPEFLNRIDDIVVFHQLTENEIVHIVDLMLNRVETQLSNKDMSLEVTPAAKKLLGSRGFDPVLGARPLRRTIQREIEDTLSEKILFGEIAPGQIIVVDVEENADPTKSTFTFRGEAKPIDLPDTPPVALSGADGDEDSAPSA; from the coding sequence ATGTTCGAACGGTTCACCGACCGAGCCCGTCGGGTCGTCGTCCTGGCTCAAGAAGAAGCCCGGATGCTCAACCACAACTACATCGGCACCGAGCACATCCTCCTGGGTCTGATCCACGAGGGTGAGGGTGTCGCCGCGAAGGCGCTGGAGTCCCTGGGCATCTCGCTCGAGGGCGTGCGCCAGCAGGTCGAGGAGATCATCGGACAGGGCCAGCAGGCCCCCTCCGGTCACATCCCCTTCACCCCGCGGGCCAAGAAGGTCCTGGAGCTCTCGCTGCGCGAGGCCCTCCAGCTCGGCCACAACTACATCGGCACCGAGCACATCCTGCTCGGCCTCATCCGCGAGGGCGAGGGCGTCGCCGCTCAGGTGCTGGTCAAGCTCGGCGCCGACCTCAACCGGGTCCGCCAGCAGGTCATCCAGCTGCTCTCGGGCTACCAGGGCAAGGAGCCGGCCGCTGCCGGCGGCCCCGCCGAGGGCACCCCGTCGACCTCGCTGGTCCTCGACCAGTTCGGCCGCAACCTGACCCAGGCCGCCCGCGACGGCAAGCTGGACCCGGTCATCGGCCGGGCCAAGGAGATCGAGCGGGTCATGCAGGTCCTCTCCCGCCGCACCAAGAACAACCCGGTGCTGATCGGTGAGCCCGGCGTCGGCAAGACCGCCGCCGTCGAGGGCCTGGCCCAGGCCATCGTCAAGGGCGAGGTGCCCGAGACGCTGAAGGACAAGCAGCTCTACACCCTCGACCTCGGCGCCTTGGTCGCCGGTTCCCGCTACCGCGGTGACTTCGAGGAGCGGCTGAAGAAGGTCCTCAAGGAGATCCGCACCCGCGGCGACATCATCCTGTTCATCGACGAGATCCACACCCTCGTCGGGGCCGGTGCCGCCGAGGGCGCGATCGACGCCGCCAGCATCCTCAAGCCCATGCTGGCCCGTGGTGAGCTGCAGACCATCGGTGCCACCACGCTGGACGAGTACCGCAAGCACCTGGAGAAGGACGCCGCGCTCGAGCGTCGCTTCCAGCCCATCCAGGTCGCCGAGCCGACGCTCGCCCACACGATCGAGATCCTCAAGGGCCTGCGCGACCGCTACGAGGCACACCACCGGATCAGCATCACCGACAGCGCACTCGTGGCTGCCGCGACGCTGGCCGACCGGTACATCTCCGACCGGTTCCTGCCCGACAAGGCGATCGACCTGATCGACGAGGCCGGCGCCCGCATGCGCATCAAGCGGATGACCGCCCCGCCGGACCTGCGCGAGTTCGACGACCGGATCTCGGCCATCCGCCGGGAGAAGGAGTCGGCGATCGACGCGCAGGACTTCGAGAAGGCGGCGAACCTCCGCGACAAGGAGAAGCAGCTGCTGGGCGAGAAGGCCGAGCGCGAGAAGCAGTGGAAGGCCGGCGACATGGACGTCGTCGCCGAGGTCGACGACGAGCAGATCGCCGAGGTCCTCGCCAACTGGACCGGGATCCCCGTCTTCAAGCTCACCGAGGAGGAGACCACGCGTCTGCTCCGCATGGAGGACGAGCTCCACAAGCGGATCATCGGCCAGGAAGAGGCCATCAAGAGCGTCAGCCAGGCCATCCGGCGCACGCGTGCGGGTCTCAAGGACCCGCGTCGTCCGGGCGGTTCGTTCATCTTCGCCGGCCCCTCGGGTGTCGGTAAGACCGAGCTGGCCAAGACGCTGGCGAACTTCCTCTTCGGCGACGACGACGCGCTCATCCAGATCGACATGAGCGAGTACCACGACAAGTTCACCGTGTCGCGGCTCGTCGGTGCCCCTCCCGGCTACGTCGGTTACGACGAGGGCGGCCAGCTGACCGAGAAGGTGCGGCGCAAGCCGTTCTCGGTGGTCCTCTTCGACGAGATCGAGAAGGCCCACGCCGATGTCTTCAACACGCTGCTGCAGGTGCTGGAGGACGGGCGGCTGACCGACGGTCAGGGCCGGATCGTGGACTTCAAGAACACGATCCTGATCCTCACCACGAACCTCGGCACCCGGGACATCTCCAAGGCCGTGGGTCTGGGCTTCCAGGTCGGCAACGACGACCAGAGCAACTACGAGCGGATGAAGCTCAAGGTCAACGAGGAGCTCAAGCAGCACTTCCGGCCCGAGTTCCTCAACCGCATCGACGACATCGTCGTGTTCCACCAGCTGACCGAGAACGAGATCGTGCACATCGTCGATCTCATGCTCAACCGGGTCGAGACCCAGCTGTCGAACAAGGACATGTCGCTGGAGGTGACCCCCGCGGCCAAGAAGCTGCTGGGCTCCCGCGGCTTCGACCCCGTGCTCGGTGCGCGACCGCTGCGTCGCACCATCCAGCGCGAGATCGAGGACACGCTGTCGGAGAAGATCCTCTTCGGCGAGATCGCCCCCGGGCAGATCATCGTCGTCGACGTGGAGGAGAACGCCGACCCCACCAAGTCGACGTTCACCTTCCGCGGTGAGGCCAAGCCGATCGACCTGCCCGACACCCCGCCGGTCGCCCTCTCGGGCGCCGACGGCGACGAGGACAGCGCACCCAGCGCGTGA
- a CDS encoding type III pantothenate kinase, whose amino-acid sequence MLLAVDVGNSHTVLAVFDGDRVAGCWRVRTQPRATADELQLLWRGLLRDTEVTGVAACSTVPQLLPTLRQLLDRLEVPVTLIGPGVRTGVPLHVDNPREVGADRVVTALAAHELFGRRPDGTGRPVVVVDFGTSTTVDAVGPTGAFLGGALAPGVEVSLDALAARAAQLRSVELTVPTQAIGKNTVAALQSGVVLGFAGLVDGLVTRIAAELIAQFGVGPVVVATGGLHPLVVDSCRSIGEREPDLTVHGLRLAHQRHQAGGR is encoded by the coding sequence ATGCTGCTGGCCGTGGACGTCGGCAACAGCCACACCGTGCTCGCCGTGTTCGACGGCGACCGGGTGGCCGGCTGCTGGCGGGTGCGCACCCAGCCCCGGGCCACCGCCGACGAGCTCCAGCTGCTCTGGCGCGGGCTGCTGCGCGACACCGAGGTCACCGGGGTCGCCGCCTGCTCCACGGTGCCCCAGCTGCTGCCCACCCTCCGGCAGCTGCTCGACCGGCTCGAGGTGCCGGTCACCCTCATCGGTCCCGGCGTGCGCACCGGGGTGCCGCTGCACGTGGACAACCCCCGCGAGGTCGGCGCCGACCGGGTGGTCACCGCCCTCGCCGCGCACGAGCTGTTCGGACGACGCCCCGACGGCACCGGCCGGCCCGTGGTCGTCGTGGACTTCGGCACCTCCACCACCGTGGACGCCGTCGGCCCGACCGGTGCGTTCCTCGGCGGCGCGCTGGCCCCCGGCGTCGAGGTGTCCCTGGACGCCCTCGCCGCCCGCGCGGCCCAGCTGCGCTCGGTGGAGCTGACCGTGCCCACCCAGGCGATCGGCAAGAACACCGTGGCCGCCCTGCAGTCCGGGGTGGTGCTCGGGTTCGCCGGGCTCGTCGACGGGCTGGTCACCCGGATCGCCGCCGAGCTGATCGCCCAGTTCGGCGTCGGCCCGGTCGTGGTCGCCACCGGGGGACTGCACCCGCTGGTCGTGGACAGCTGCCGGTCCATCGGGGAGCGCGAGCCCGACCTCACCGTGCACGGCCTGCGGCTGGCCCACCAGCGGCACCAGGCCGGTGGGCGCTGA
- the disA gene encoding DNA integrity scanning protein DisA — MPPAVDPEVALRELLGRIAPGTALRDGLERILAGRTGALIVLGYDRVVESLCTGGFALDVALSATRLRELAKMDGAVIVSYDGTRIVRAGVHLMPDPTIPTEESGTRHRTAERVALQTDFPVLSVSQSMHIISVYVAGRRYTLEHPTTILARANQALAALERYKLRLDEVASTLSALEIEDLVTVRDAMSVSQRLEMVRRIADEIEGFVVELGTDGRLLALQLDEMLAGVEEDRGLLVRDYLPTDGRRTPAGEEVLTDLRALTATELLDLSAVARCYGLPTSPDALDSPVSPRGYRLLARVPRLPAGIIDKLVVHFGGLQKLLAATIEDLLSVEGVGEARARGIREGLSRLAETSILDRYS, encoded by the coding sequence GTGCCCCCCGCAGTGGACCCCGAGGTCGCCCTCCGCGAGCTCCTGGGACGGATCGCGCCGGGGACGGCGCTGCGGGACGGTCTGGAGCGGATCCTGGCCGGCCGCACCGGCGCGCTCATCGTGCTGGGCTACGACCGGGTCGTGGAGTCCCTGTGCACCGGCGGGTTCGCCCTGGACGTCGCGCTGTCGGCCACCCGGCTGCGCGAGCTGGCCAAGATGGACGGCGCGGTGATCGTCTCCTACGACGGCACCCGGATCGTCCGCGCCGGCGTGCACCTCATGCCCGACCCGACCATCCCCACCGAGGAGTCGGGCACCCGGCACCGCACCGCCGAGCGGGTCGCCCTGCAGACCGACTTCCCGGTGCTGTCGGTCAGCCAGTCGATGCACATCATCAGCGTCTACGTCGCCGGCCGTCGCTACACCCTTGAGCACCCCACGACGATCCTGGCCCGCGCCAACCAGGCCCTCGCCGCCCTCGAGCGGTACAAGCTCCGGCTCGACGAGGTGGCCTCCACGCTGTCCGCGCTGGAGATCGAGGACCTCGTCACCGTCCGCGACGCGATGAGCGTCAGCCAGCGGCTGGAGATGGTCCGCCGGATCGCCGACGAGATCGAGGGCTTCGTCGTCGAGCTGGGCACCGACGGGCGGCTCCTGGCCCTGCAGCTCGACGAGATGCTGGCCGGCGTCGAGGAGGACCGGGGCCTGCTGGTCCGGGACTACCTGCCCACCGACGGGCGCCGCACGCCGGCGGGCGAGGAGGTCCTCACCGACCTGCGCGCCCTCACCGCCACCGAGCTGCTCGACCTCTCCGCGGTGGCGCGCTGCTACGGGCTCCCCACCTCCCCCGACGCGCTGGACTCCCCGGTCAGCCCGCGGGGCTACCGGCTGCTGGCCCGGGTGCCCCGGCTGCCCGCCGGCATCATCGACAAGCTGGTCGTCCACTTCGGGGGCCTGCAGAAGCTGCTGGCCGCGACCATCGAGGACCTGCTGTCCGTCGAGGGCGTCGGGGAGGCCCGGGCCCGCGGCATCCGCGAGGGGCTGTCCCGGCTGGCCGAGACCTCGATCCTCGACCGCTACAGCTGA
- the radA gene encoding DNA repair protein RadA: protein MKSRPGHRCTECGYASAKWVGRCPECQAWGTIAEVGATASGGLRSVQAGPTTGRARPIAQVELAGARAVPTGIEEFDRVLGGGLVPGAVLLVAGEPGVGKSTLLLEVAHRVAASNGPTLVVSGEESAAQVRLRAERIGALHDELFLAAETELSAVLSHIEDVNPTLLVLDSVQTVRSPAVDGTDGGATQVRAVASALTGIAKARGMTVILVGHVTKDGAIAGPRALEHLVDVVISFDGERHSTLRMVRATKNRFGPADEIGCFEIGDGGVIGVPDPSHLFVSRRTSPVAGSAVTVTMEGSRPLLAEVQALVAPSGGGSPRRAVSGLDPQRVAMINAVVERRGGVRLADADVFAASVGGVKITEPAADMALALAIASASKDRAVPGNVIALGEVGLSGEIRRVGGTGRRLAEAARQGYTVALVPPDAGQAPPGMRLVEVADLGALFHKLF, encoded by the coding sequence CTGAAGTCCCGCCCCGGCCACCGCTGCACCGAGTGCGGTTACGCCTCCGCCAAGTGGGTCGGTCGCTGCCCCGAGTGCCAGGCCTGGGGCACGATCGCCGAGGTCGGCGCCACCGCCAGCGGCGGCCTCCGCTCGGTGCAGGCCGGCCCCACCACCGGCCGGGCCCGTCCGATCGCCCAGGTCGAGCTGGCCGGTGCCCGCGCGGTGCCCACCGGCATCGAGGAGTTCGACCGGGTGCTGGGCGGTGGCCTGGTGCCCGGTGCGGTGCTGCTGGTGGCCGGTGAGCCCGGGGTCGGCAAGTCCACGCTGCTGCTCGAGGTGGCCCACCGGGTGGCGGCCAGCAACGGGCCCACCCTGGTCGTGTCCGGGGAGGAGTCCGCGGCCCAGGTGCGGCTGCGCGCCGAGCGGATCGGCGCCCTGCACGACGAGCTGTTCCTGGCCGCGGAGACCGAGCTGTCCGCGGTGCTCTCGCACATCGAGGACGTCAACCCCACCCTGCTCGTGCTCGACAGCGTGCAGACCGTCCGCTCCCCCGCCGTCGACGGCACCGACGGCGGCGCCACCCAGGTCCGCGCCGTGGCCAGTGCGCTGACCGGGATCGCGAAGGCCCGCGGGATGACGGTGATCCTGGTCGGGCACGTCACCAAGGACGGCGCGATCGCCGGGCCCCGCGCCCTGGAGCACCTGGTCGACGTGGTGATCAGCTTCGACGGTGAGCGGCACTCGACCCTGCGCATGGTCCGGGCCACCAAGAACCGGTTCGGCCCGGCCGACGAGATCGGCTGCTTCGAGATCGGCGACGGCGGCGTCATCGGCGTCCCCGACCCCTCCCACCTGTTCGTCTCCCGCCGCACCTCCCCGGTGGCCGGCAGCGCCGTGACCGTGACCATGGAGGGCAGCCGACCGCTGCTGGCCGAGGTGCAGGCGCTGGTTGCCCCGTCCGGCGGCGGGTCACCGCGCCGCGCGGTCAGCGGCCTGGACCCCCAGCGGGTGGCGATGATCAACGCCGTGGTCGAGCGGCGCGGCGGGGTGCGGCTGGCCGACGCCGACGTGTTCGCCGCCTCGGTCGGCGGGGTGAAGATCACCGAGCCGGCGGCCGACATGGCCCTGGCGCTGGCGATCGCCTCGGCCAGCAAGGACCGCGCGGTCCCGGGCAACGTCATCGCCCTGGGCGAGGTCGGGCTCTCGGGTGAGATCCGACGGGTCGGCGGAACCGGCCGGCGGCTGGCCGAGGCCGCCCGCCAGGGCTACACCGTGGCGCTCGTCCCCCCGGACGCCGGACAGGCCCCGCCCGGGATGCGCCTGGTCGAGGTCGCCGACCTGGGCGCGCTGTTCCACAAGCTGTTCTGA
- a CDS encoding MucR family transcriptional regulator, whose translation MLHPVGELPPAVYWRRRALLLGLLVALVVGGGWAVVSAAAGGTDTAAVAEDTGADSPVLPAPSLEQVVPSLAAGETPTAPAPTTTEPAPVEPAPALETPAGPVYTEGQACGDDMIAVGVSADPAQAAAGSKPTFTLTVTNTSPVSCTRSLDAGLREIVLLDGAGTRLWGSQDCFPEASSEPRTLAAGEVLAYPVVWGGLTSSPGCATDRVTPAPGAYQLQARLDTAVGPAVPFTLQ comes from the coding sequence GTGCTGCATCCGGTCGGCGAGCTGCCTCCCGCCGTCTACTGGCGGCGGCGTGCGCTGCTGCTCGGTCTGCTGGTCGCCCTCGTCGTCGGGGGCGGGTGGGCCGTGGTGTCCGCCGCGGCCGGTGGCACCGACACCGCGGCCGTCGCCGAGGACACCGGCGCCGACTCCCCGGTGCTCCCCGCGCCGTCCCTGGAGCAGGTCGTGCCCTCGTTGGCCGCCGGGGAGACGCCCACCGCGCCGGCCCCCACGACGACCGAGCCGGCCCCGGTGGAGCCCGCACCGGCCCTGGAGACGCCTGCCGGACCCGTCTACACCGAGGGCCAGGCCTGCGGCGACGACATGATCGCCGTCGGGGTCTCCGCCGACCCGGCGCAGGCTGCCGCGGGCAGCAAGCCGACGTTCACGCTGACGGTCACCAACACCTCGCCGGTGTCCTGCACGCGCAGCCTGGACGCCGGGCTGCGCGAGATCGTGCTGCTCGACGGTGCCGGGACCCGGCTCTGGGGCAGCCAGGACTGCTTCCCCGAGGCCAGCAGCGAGCCCCGCACGCTGGCCGCGGGCGAGGTGCTCGCCTACCCGGTGGTCTGGGGCGGGCTCACCAGCTCGCCTGGCTGCGCCACCGACCGGGTCACCCCGGCGCCGGGCGCGTACCAGCTGCAGGCCCGGCTGGACACCGCGGTCGGCCCCGCGGTCCCCTTCACCTTGCAGTGA
- a CDS encoding A/G-specific adenine glycosylase → MSYSPTTDSSPGDLVVDWYAWAARDLPWRVAGVDAWAVLVSEVMLQQTPVARVEPLWREWLHRWPTPADLAAASPGDVIRAWGKLGYPRRAMRLQAAAAAIAAEHGNVVPDDVAVLESLPGIGTYTARAVACFGYGQRQPVVDTNVRRVVARLVHGRAEAAPARATDLDDIASLAPADHDRAVRFSVAVMELGALVCVAGTPRCGVCPVRTVCAWRLAGSPPYDGPPKKVQKFAGTDRQVRGRLLDVLRAAPGPVEAAELDAVWSDAVQRSRCLDSLLVDGLVVQTDDDRFALPS, encoded by the coding sequence GTGAGCTACTCCCCCACGACCGACAGCTCCCCCGGCGACCTGGTCGTCGACTGGTACGCCTGGGCGGCCCGGGACCTGCCCTGGCGGGTGGCCGGGGTGGATGCGTGGGCGGTGCTGGTCAGCGAGGTGATGCTCCAGCAGACCCCCGTCGCCCGGGTCGAGCCGCTGTGGCGTGAGTGGCTGCACCGCTGGCCCACCCCGGCCGACCTCGCGGCCGCCTCCCCCGGTGACGTCATCCGCGCCTGGGGCAAGCTCGGCTACCCGCGTCGGGCGATGCGCCTGCAGGCGGCTGCTGCGGCGATCGCCGCCGAGCACGGCAACGTCGTCCCCGACGACGTGGCGGTGCTGGAGTCGCTGCCCGGGATCGGCACCTACACCGCCCGGGCGGTGGCCTGCTTCGGCTACGGGCAACGCCAGCCGGTGGTGGACACCAACGTGCGGCGGGTGGTCGCCCGCCTGGTGCACGGCCGGGCCGAGGCCGCCCCGGCCCGCGCCACCGACCTGGACGACATCGCGTCCCTGGCCCCGGCCGACCACGACCGCGCGGTCCGGTTCTCGGTGGCCGTCATGGAGCTCGGCGCCCTGGTGTGCGTGGCCGGCACCCCGCGCTGCGGGGTCTGCCCGGTGCGCACGGTGTGCGCCTGGCGGCTGGCCGGTTCCCCGCCGTACGACGGGCCGCCCAAGAAGGTGCAGAAGTTCGCCGGCACCGACCGCCAGGTGCGCGGGCGGCTCCTGGACGTCCTGCGGGCGGCCCCCGGCCCGGTGGAGGCGGCCGAACTGGACGCGGTGTGGTCCGACGCCGTCCAGCGCTCCCGCTGCCTGGACTCGCTGCTGGTGGACGGCCTGGTCGTGCAGACCGACGACGACAGGTTCGCCCTCCCCTCCTGA